A genomic region of Synechococcales cyanobacterium T60_A2020_003 contains the following coding sequences:
- a CDS encoding adenine phosphoribosyltransferase: MDLRALIRDIPDFPKPGILFRDITTLLKDPDGLRYTIDRLSEAFDDLEVDAIAGMESRGFMFGVPLAYQMGLGFIPVRKPGKLPAATYAAEYELEYGSDRLEMHQDALHPGSRVLIVDDLIATGGTAAATAQLVEQANCQIAGFGFIIELTDLGGRQQLPDVPIVSLVEY; encoded by the coding sequence ATGGATTTGCGTGCTCTGATTCGAGATATTCCCGATTTCCCAAAACCCGGTATCCTCTTTCGCGACATCACAACCCTACTCAAAGATCCAGATGGTTTGCGATATACCATTGATCGCCTGTCGGAGGCGTTTGATGATTTAGAGGTGGATGCGATCGCGGGTATGGAATCCCGTGGGTTCATGTTCGGTGTGCCGCTGGCCTATCAAATGGGCTTGGGCTTTATCCCGGTTCGCAAGCCTGGGAAACTACCTGCTGCTACCTATGCCGCCGAGTACGAGTTGGAATATGGAAGCGATCGCCTGGAAATGCATCAAGATGCCCTCCATCCCGGCAGCCGCGTTTTAATTGTGGATGATTTGATCGCCACGGGGGGCACTGCCGCTGCCACTGCCCAACTTGTGGAACAGGCCAACTGCCAGATTGCCGGGTTTGGTTTTATCATCGAGCTAACGGATTTAGGTGGGCGGCAGCAGTTGCCGGATGTGCCCATCGTGT